One genomic region from Fictibacillus marinisediminis encodes:
- a CDS encoding LacI family DNA-binding transcriptional regulator produces MTVTIKDVAKLANVAPSTVSRVIANNPRISEKTKLRVREAMEHLGYHPNFNARSLANRSTQAIGLVMPGSADKAFQNPFFPEVIRGISTIVHEKEYALYMSTGQTEDEIHDGVVRMVQGGRVDGIILLYSSVDDKVMNYLIEKKFPFTLIGKPFKNEDAITHIDNDNFKAAREMSDYLISLGHDKIGFVGGSSHLVVTIDRLLGYEKSLRIHQIPYRDEYIIHEEFLKEGGQEAIRKLMALEEPPTALLVMDDLMAFGVLSTLSEMNISVPDDISVLSFNNVMLADFSTPALTSVDINIFQLGYEAAECLMDLIAKPDRTPRRVAVPYRLVERQSCMAISAPKKKTI; encoded by the coding sequence ATGACCGTTACGATTAAAGATGTAGCTAAACTCGCAAATGTAGCCCCATCCACCGTTTCGCGTGTCATTGCCAACAACCCAAGGATATCGGAAAAAACAAAGCTCAGAGTAAGGGAAGCGATGGAGCATTTAGGGTATCATCCAAACTTTAATGCAAGAAGTCTCGCTAACCGTTCAACCCAGGCGATCGGTCTTGTCATGCCCGGTTCCGCAGACAAAGCGTTTCAAAATCCATTTTTCCCGGAAGTTATCCGCGGCATCAGCACCATTGTGCATGAAAAAGAATATGCACTGTATATGTCCACAGGCCAGACAGAAGATGAAATTCATGATGGGGTCGTCCGAATGGTCCAGGGCGGCAGAGTGGACGGTATTATCCTCTTGTATTCAAGCGTAGATGATAAAGTAATGAACTATCTGATCGAGAAGAAGTTTCCTTTTACACTGATCGGCAAGCCGTTTAAGAATGAAGATGCGATTACCCACATTGATAATGATAATTTTAAAGCGGCAAGAGAGATGTCAGACTATTTGATTTCGCTCGGCCATGATAAGATCGGATTCGTTGGTGGAAGTTCTCATTTGGTTGTAACCATCGACCGGCTTCTCGGCTATGAAAAATCGTTGAGAATCCACCAGATCCCATACCGTGATGAATACATTATTCATGAAGAATTTTTAAAAGAAGGCGGCCAGGAAGCGATCAGAAAGTTGATGGCACTAGAGGAACCCCCGACTGCTCTTCTCGTCATGGATGATCTGATGGCGTTTGGTGTACTGAGTACACTCAGCGAGATGAACATCTCTGTACCTGATGACATTTCCGTACTTAGCTTTAATAACGTGATGCTGGCAGACTTTTCAACACCAGCGTTAACCTCTGTTGACATCAATATTTTTCAACTGGGATATGAAGCAGCAGAGTGTCTGATGGATCTTATCGCAAAACCAGACCGCACACCAAGAAGGGTGGCAGTTCCGTACCGTCTTGTCGAACGGCAGTCTTGTATGGCGATATCTGCCCCAAAAAAGAAAACCATATAA
- a CDS encoding Ku protein → MHTMWKGSISFGLVNIPIKLFAATEDKDIKMRYLHKKCHNPIKYEKTCPVCEQQVEQEDIVKGYEYEPGKFVLIEKEDLDKIAGIKNKAIEIIDFVSLEEIDPIYFNRSYFIGPGENGAKPFTLLKEAMKESGRIGLAKITIRSKESLAAVRVYDKGLVMETIYYPDEVRNVEYVPGLDEDIQVNDKELEMAKQLIEQLSTPFEPEKYKDEYREALLNIIESKISGEEIKVSEERPRTNVVDLMEALQASIDQSKTAEEKPESQTKKAKPKKKKA, encoded by the coding sequence ATGCATACCATGTGGAAGGGAAGCATCAGTTTCGGCCTGGTTAATATTCCAATAAAGCTGTTTGCAGCGACTGAGGACAAAGATATTAAGATGAGGTATCTTCATAAAAAATGCCATAATCCGATCAAGTATGAAAAAACCTGTCCGGTTTGTGAACAGCAAGTCGAACAAGAAGACATCGTCAAAGGCTATGAATATGAGCCGGGAAAATTTGTGCTTATAGAAAAAGAAGATCTCGACAAAATCGCCGGGATTAAGAATAAAGCCATTGAAATCATTGATTTTGTCTCATTGGAAGAGATCGACCCGATTTACTTTAATCGTTCCTATTTCATCGGCCCCGGAGAGAACGGCGCAAAACCTTTCACTTTGTTAAAAGAAGCAATGAAAGAAAGCGGAAGGATCGGACTCGCAAAGATTACGATTCGTTCAAAAGAGAGTTTGGCTGCTGTAAGGGTTTATGATAAAGGGCTTGTCATGGAAACGATATATTACCCCGATGAAGTTCGTAATGTCGAGTATGTTCCAGGACTGGATGAGGACATACAGGTGAATGACAAAGAGCTAGAAATGGCAAAGCAGTTAATCGAACAGCTGTCTACGCCTTTCGAGCCTGAGAAATATAAAGACGAATATCGTGAAGCACTTCTAAACATCATAGAAAGCAAGATTTCCGGTGAAGAAATCAAAGTGTCTGAAGAACGGCCGCGAACCAATGTTGTTGACTTGATGGAAGCGCTGCAGGCGAGTATCGACCAGTCCAAGACAGCAGAAGAGAAACCGGAATCTCAAACAAAAAAGGCTAAACCAAAGAAGAAGAAAGCTTAA
- a CDS encoding histidine kinase N-terminal domain-containing protein: MVGVEALSSEQLYRAINHFRTLHEKIVREWLDHALIKKEDPFYEEVVKNGNRTLDLLYKYIEKPDISLITDLTKKIAPERIEAKTDISEFVYNINIGRQIVNDKALNSIFPPVEMKWIIMTINHFFDQLLYYAIKEFSSLNDVIIENKNQFIQEMHSDRLTILGQIAASFAHEFRNPLTSIKGFIYLLESELVPNEKTDHYISIINDEMENLQDKISQFLLLSKMKGLDDLIAIFDLSICLHEMIDFMYPRFLEAKINLMAEISPDLKVEGDKNQLKQVILNILNNAVEELCDLPEERIIKVKAYRSSEKIRLEISNNGSQIPAHLLENIFEPFITTKELGTGLGLSVCKQIVEKHNGQILVESNASYTTFSISIPEAIERTSL, from the coding sequence ATGGTTGGTGTTGAAGCGTTGTCCAGCGAACAACTGTATCGGGCAATAAATCACTTTCGAACGCTTCATGAAAAGATTGTAAGGGAATGGCTGGACCATGCCTTAATAAAAAAAGAAGACCCTTTTTATGAAGAGGTCGTTAAGAACGGCAACCGCACCCTTGATTTGCTTTATAAGTATATAGAAAAACCGGATATTTCCCTGATTACGGACCTTACAAAAAAAATTGCTCCTGAGCGAATTGAAGCCAAAACAGACATCAGTGAATTTGTTTATAACATAAACATAGGCAGGCAAATCGTAAACGATAAGGCACTGAACTCCATTTTTCCTCCTGTAGAAATGAAGTGGATCATCATGACCATCAACCATTTTTTTGATCAGCTTCTTTACTATGCCATTAAAGAGTTTTCGTCATTGAATGATGTTATCATCGAGAATAAAAACCAGTTTATTCAGGAAATGCACAGTGACAGGCTTACGATATTAGGGCAGATTGCGGCAAGCTTTGCACATGAGTTTAGGAATCCGTTAACTTCTATTAAAGGATTCATTTATCTTTTGGAATCAGAGCTTGTACCGAATGAAAAAACCGACCATTATATTTCTATCATCAATGATGAGATGGAAAATCTGCAGGACAAGATCAGCCAGTTCCTATTGCTTTCCAAGATGAAAGGGCTGGACGACCTTATCGCTATCTTTGATCTATCTATCTGTTTGCATGAAATGATCGACTTTATGTACCCTCGTTTTCTAGAAGCGAAAATTAATCTAATGGCAGAAATCTCTCCAGATCTAAAGGTTGAAGGGGACAAGAACCAATTGAAACAAGTCATCTTGAATATATTGAACAACGCCGTAGAGGAGCTTTGTGATCTTCCGGAAGAACGAATTATTAAAGTAAAAGCCTATCGTTCATCAGAAAAAATCAGGCTTGAAATATCAAACAATGGTTCACAGATTCCAGCCCACCTGCTCGAGAACATCTTTGAGCCATTCATTACAACCAAGGAGCTGGGGACCGGACTTGGATTATCGGTCTGCAAACAAATTGTTGAAAAGCATAATGGGCAAATCCTTGTTGAATCCAATGCTTCATATACTACTTTTTCCATCAGCATTCCAGAAGCAATCGAAAGAACATCTTTATAA
- a CDS encoding DegV family protein — MGVQIITDSGCDLPQHIIDELEINMLPLVVTIHSHEEYDRKTIQPLQLYNQMREGAAPKTSQVPPLLVKQAFQKCAVTETPCVYITLSSGLSGTFQTAELMRQEVLEEYPHANISVIDSQCASLGFGLVVYQAAKAAKEGKNLEEVINTANYYLSHTEHIFTVDDLEYLLRGGRVSRTAAVMGSLLKIKPVLHMKEGKLYPIEKIRGKKKVFGRMIELMKERGTSFEDQIIGISHADDQEAANALKEMIKAETGCEQIMISMIGCAIGSHAGPGTIAMFFLTKPYSDA; from the coding sequence ATGGGAGTCCAGATCATTACAGACAGCGGCTGTGATCTGCCGCAGCACATAATAGATGAACTTGAAATTAATATGCTTCCTTTAGTCGTAACCATTCATAGCCATGAAGAATATGACAGGAAAACCATACAGCCGCTTCAGCTGTATAATCAGATGCGTGAAGGTGCGGCACCTAAAACGTCCCAGGTTCCTCCTTTGCTTGTTAAGCAAGCCTTCCAGAAATGCGCAGTAACTGAAACGCCTTGTGTTTATATCACGCTTTCTTCAGGCTTAAGCGGAACTTTCCAGACCGCTGAACTCATGCGCCAGGAGGTGCTTGAGGAATATCCTCATGCAAATATCAGTGTTATCGACAGCCAATGTGCTTCTCTTGGTTTTGGCCTTGTTGTATATCAGGCGGCAAAGGCTGCGAAAGAAGGAAAAAATCTAGAAGAAGTAATAAACACAGCGAATTATTACCTCAGCCATACTGAGCATATTTTCACCGTAGATGACTTGGAATATTTATTAAGAGGCGGCCGTGTTAGCCGGACAGCAGCAGTAATGGGAAGCCTGCTGAAAATAAAGCCGGTTCTTCATATGAAGGAAGGCAAACTCTATCCGATCGAAAAAATCCGTGGCAAAAAGAAAGTGTTTGGCCGGATGATCGAATTGATGAAAGAACGGGGAACTTCATTTGAAGATCAAATTATCGGGATCAGCCATGCCGATGATCAAGAAGCGGCAAATGCCTTAAAAGAAATGATTAAAGCAGAAACCGGCTGTGAACAGATTATGATATCCATGATTGGCTGTGCCATCGGCTCTCATGCGGGTCCAGGCACCATTGCCATGTTCTTTCTTACAAAGCCCTATTCCGATGCATAA
- the ligD gene encoding non-homologous end-joining DNA ligase, translated as MGKSNQQQELNINGIKVAVTSPDKPLWPKKGLQKLHYLEYLARIAPYLLPFLKNRALTVIRYPHGVNDERFYQKNCPDYAPDFIETVVEDEIHYIVCNNLPALLWLGNQLAFELHIPFRKIGTEAPSEIVMDLDPPSRDEFVLSVEAALLIHEVCQKLKLEAFVKTSGNKGLQVYIPLPENQFTFDETRRFTHFLAQYLISKEPGWFTVERLKKNRGNKCYIDYIQHAEGKTIIAPYSVRGNDEALVATPLRWEELNRDLRPETFPLESIHQRILENGDPFAEFEDAKSNKHFGPVLDWLKEQGL; from the coding sequence ATGGGAAAAAGCAATCAGCAGCAGGAGCTGAACATCAACGGCATTAAAGTAGCCGTCACCTCTCCAGATAAGCCTTTGTGGCCGAAAAAAGGACTTCAGAAGCTTCACTATCTTGAGTATTTGGCCAGGATAGCGCCTTACCTTCTTCCCTTTTTAAAGAACCGGGCACTGACGGTCATCCGCTATCCGCATGGGGTCAATGATGAACGTTTTTATCAGAAGAATTGTCCTGATTATGCTCCTGACTTTATCGAGACCGTGGTTGAAGACGAGATTCATTATATTGTTTGCAACAACCTGCCTGCACTGCTTTGGCTAGGAAATCAGCTGGCATTCGAGCTCCATATCCCCTTTCGTAAAATCGGTACTGAAGCACCCTCTGAGATTGTCATGGATCTTGACCCGCCATCACGGGATGAGTTCGTGCTCTCAGTCGAAGCGGCCCTGCTTATCCATGAGGTTTGTCAAAAGCTGAAGTTAGAAGCATTTGTCAAAACGAGCGGAAACAAAGGGCTGCAAGTATATATCCCTTTGCCTGAAAACCAGTTTACCTTTGATGAAACAAGAAGGTTCACCCATTTTCTGGCTCAATATCTGATTTCGAAAGAACCGGGCTGGTTTACTGTTGAACGGCTTAAGAAAAACAGAGGCAACAAATGCTATATTGATTACATCCAGCATGCGGAAGGAAAAACCATCATCGCCCCTTATTCTGTGAGGGGCAACGATGAAGCACTCGTCGCTACACCGCTTCGCTGGGAAGAACTGAATAGAGATCTTCGCCCAGAAACCTTTCCGCTGGAGTCAATCCACCAGAGAATACTGGAAAATGGCGATCCGTTCGCTGAATTTGAAGATGCAAAATCCAACAAGCACTTCGGGCCGGTACTGGACTGGCTGAAGGAACAAGGTTTATAA
- a CDS encoding SDR family oxidoreductase: protein MSDQQERKIDPPAQHQNHQPGTESEMNPKPQSQAKTYQGSGKLKGKVALVTGGDSGIGKAAAIAFAKEGAQLSIIYLDEQNDAEETKSLIEQEGVRCLLFSGDIGDENFCKEAVEKTVGEFGQLDILVNNAGEQHPQNSIEDISAEQLEKTFRTNIFSMFHLTKAALKHFKAGSSIINTASITAYKGHPKLIDYSSTKGAIVSFTRALSNSIVEKGIRVNAIAPGPIWTPLIPSTFTAEEVDVFGKNSPMKRPGQPEELAPAYVYLASDDSSYVSGQTIHINGGTVVNG from the coding sequence ATGAGCGACCAGCAAGAAAGAAAAATTGATCCTCCGGCACAGCACCAGAATCATCAGCCGGGAACAGAATCGGAAATGAATCCAAAACCGCAATCTCAAGCTAAAACATATCAAGGCAGCGGCAAGCTCAAAGGAAAAGTCGCCCTAGTCACAGGAGGCGACAGCGGGATCGGTAAGGCAGCTGCGATTGCCTTTGCAAAAGAGGGCGCTCAGTTGTCCATCATCTATCTTGATGAACAGAATGACGCTGAAGAAACAAAATCGCTGATCGAACAGGAAGGCGTTCGCTGCCTCTTATTTTCCGGTGACATTGGAGACGAAAACTTCTGCAAGGAAGCCGTTGAAAAAACCGTTGGAGAATTTGGACAGCTAGACATTCTTGTTAATAATGCTGGTGAACAGCATCCACAGAACAGCATTGAGGATATTTCAGCAGAGCAGCTGGAGAAAACCTTTAGAACAAATATCTTCTCCATGTTCCATCTGACGAAAGCCGCTTTAAAGCATTTCAAGGCTGGAAGTTCCATCATCAATACCGCTTCAATAACTGCTTATAAGGGCCACCCTAAACTGATCGACTACTCATCGACCAAAGGAGCAATCGTGTCGTTTACTCGCGCCCTTTCCAATTCAATCGTCGAAAAAGGCATTAGAGTAAATGCAATTGCCCCAGGACCGATTTGGACACCACTGATCCCTTCTACCTTTACTGCAGAAGAAGTGGATGTATTTGGAAAAAACTCCCCTATGAAGCGTCCGGGCCAGCCTGAAGAACTGGCACCAGCCTATGTCTACCTGGCAAGTGACGATTCATCCTATGTTTCAGGACAGACTATCCACATCAACGGAGGAACGGTTGTTAACGGATAG
- a CDS encoding glycoside hydrolase family 13 protein: protein MKKKWWKESVVYQIYPRSFMDSNGDGIGDLQGIISKLDYLKDLGIDVIWLSPVYKSPNDDNGYDISDYQEIMDDFGTMEDWEELLAACHERGIKLIMDLVINHTSDEHPWFVESRTSKDNPYRDFYIWREGKDGREPNNWESIFSGSAWKYDEQSDEYYLHLFSAKQPDLNWENEKVRRKLYEMVQWWVDKGIDGFRVDAITHIKKAQGLEDLPNPGKKRYVPSWDGHLNQPGIQDFLKELKENVFMNDKIMTVGETPGVSPEGAREYVDEEIGKFNMVFQFEHMGLDQTEESKWDLAPWKLSDLKDVLTKWQKGLEGSGWNSLYLENHDQPRSVSRFGNDKEYHNKSAKMLAAFYQFMQGTPYIYQGQEIGMTNVQFESIEDYRDVEILNLYREAQLDGKSVPEIMKSIYVKGRDNARTPMQWKDAKNGGFSEGTPWISVNPNYPEINVALQQADENSILNFYKKLIKLRKEHSIIVYGTYDLVLDGHPDVFAYTRTLDNEKLTVLCNFRSQSTQVELPESLKDDKAELLISNYEYSGTGLKNFELQPFEVRVFYSK from the coding sequence ATGAAAAAAAAATGGTGGAAAGAAAGCGTCGTTTATCAAATATACCCTCGAAGCTTTATGGACAGCAATGGGGACGGAATTGGGGATCTACAAGGAATTATTTCAAAACTGGACTACTTAAAGGACCTTGGAATCGATGTCATATGGCTTTCGCCTGTATATAAATCTCCGAACGATGATAACGGCTATGACATTAGCGACTATCAGGAGATCATGGATGATTTCGGCACGATGGAAGATTGGGAAGAGCTGCTGGCAGCCTGCCATGAACGGGGAATCAAGCTGATCATGGATCTTGTCATCAACCATACATCTGATGAACATCCTTGGTTTGTTGAATCCCGTACATCCAAAGATAATCCGTACCGCGATTTCTATATTTGGAGAGAAGGGAAAGACGGCAGAGAGCCGAACAACTGGGAGAGTATTTTCAGCGGTTCGGCCTGGAAATACGACGAACAGTCGGATGAATACTATCTGCATCTGTTTTCGGCAAAACAGCCTGATCTTAACTGGGAAAATGAGAAGGTTCGCCGTAAGTTGTATGAAATGGTTCAATGGTGGGTGGATAAAGGAATCGATGGATTCCGTGTGGATGCGATCACGCACATTAAGAAAGCTCAAGGGCTCGAAGATCTTCCGAATCCTGGCAAAAAACGCTACGTTCCTTCCTGGGACGGCCACCTCAATCAGCCTGGAATCCAGGATTTCCTGAAAGAGCTGAAAGAGAATGTCTTCATGAATGATAAAATCATGACGGTGGGAGAAACGCCAGGAGTCAGTCCTGAAGGTGCAAGAGAGTACGTGGATGAAGAAATCGGTAAATTTAATATGGTATTTCAATTTGAACACATGGGTCTTGATCAAACGGAAGAAAGTAAGTGGGATCTTGCTCCTTGGAAGCTCTCTGATTTGAAAGACGTACTTACCAAATGGCAAAAAGGCCTTGAGGGAAGCGGATGGAACAGCCTATATCTTGAAAATCATGATCAGCCGCGGTCAGTTTCCAGGTTTGGCAATGATAAAGAATACCACAATAAATCAGCCAAGATGCTGGCCGCTTTTTATCAGTTCATGCAGGGAACACCTTATATTTATCAGGGACAGGAGATTGGGATGACCAACGTACAGTTTGAGTCGATCGAAGACTACCGTGATGTGGAAATCCTGAACCTGTACAGGGAAGCTCAGCTTGACGGAAAGAGTGTTCCTGAAATCATGAAGTCCATTTATGTTAAAGGCCGTGATAACGCCAGAACTCCAATGCAATGGAAAGACGCTAAAAACGGTGGCTTTTCTGAAGGGACACCATGGATTTCTGTGAACCCAAACTATCCTGAGATTAATGTAGCACTGCAGCAGGCTGACGAGAATTCAATCTTAAACTTTTATAAAAAGCTGATCAAGCTTAGAAAAGAACACAGCATCATTGTCTATGGAACGTACGACCTGGTTCTTGATGGCCATCCTGACGTATTCGCCTACACTCGTACGCTAGATAATGAAAAGCTTACAGTGCTTTGCAACTTCAGAAGCCAAAGCACACAAGTTGAGCTGCCAGAAAGCTTAAAAGATGACAAAGCTGAGTTGCTGATTTCGAATTATGAGTACAGCGGCACTGGTTTGAAAAACTTTGAACTGCAGCCGTTTGAAGTTCGGGTGTTTTACAGCAAGTGA
- the hmpA gene encoding NO-inducible flavohemoprotein — translation MLDQKTIEVIKSTVPVLKTHGKEITTRFYKNLFTKHPELLNIFNHANQKQGRQQTALANAVYAAAANIDQLESIIPAVKQIAQKHRSLGILPEHYPIVGENLLIAIKEVLGDAATPEIIEAWGKAYGVIADAFIGVESQMYQEAEHQPGGWEGFRNFIVDRVEEESSVITSYFLVPEDQKAIAAFKPGQYISIKFVIDGEEYNHIRQYSLSDAPGTGYYRISVKKEAIGTHPGKVSVYLHDHIKQGDILQVSAPAGEFYLDTKKETPIVLLSGGVGLTPMVSMLNTLVQEQTERNITFIHAAIDSTFHAFREHVKNLAAELDHIKSYVVYENPTLEDEEKGLYHKEGYIDLNWLKGLNLDPNADYYFCGPLPFMKAVYHCLMDLGIHEQQIHFEFFGPAAELTETVKVKA, via the coding sequence ATGCTGGATCAAAAGACAATTGAAGTGATTAAATCAACCGTACCTGTGCTTAAAACTCACGGAAAGGAGATCACTACCCGTTTTTATAAAAATTTGTTCACTAAACATCCGGAACTATTAAATATTTTTAATCATGCCAATCAAAAACAGGGACGCCAGCAGACGGCTTTAGCGAACGCCGTTTATGCGGCTGCTGCCAATATTGATCAGCTGGAATCGATTATTCCCGCAGTGAAGCAAATTGCCCAGAAGCATCGAAGCTTAGGGATTCTGCCTGAACATTATCCGATTGTCGGCGAAAACCTTCTTATAGCGATCAAGGAAGTGCTTGGCGATGCTGCAACTCCTGAAATCATAGAGGCATGGGGAAAAGCATACGGTGTAATTGCAGACGCGTTCATCGGAGTGGAAAGCCAAATGTATCAGGAAGCAGAACATCAGCCAGGAGGCTGGGAAGGATTCCGGAATTTTATCGTGGATCGGGTCGAAGAGGAGAGTTCAGTTATTACCTCTTACTTTTTAGTGCCGGAAGATCAAAAAGCCATCGCTGCCTTTAAACCTGGCCAGTACATCAGTATCAAGTTTGTGATCGATGGCGAAGAATACAATCATATTCGCCAGTACAGCTTATCAGATGCTCCAGGAACAGGCTATTATCGGATCAGTGTCAAGAAAGAAGCGATCGGCACACATCCAGGCAAGGTTTCTGTGTATCTTCATGACCATATTAAACAAGGGGATATTCTGCAGGTAAGTGCTCCTGCCGGGGAGTTTTATCTTGATACAAAAAAAGAAACTCCAATTGTGCTTCTAAGCGGAGGAGTGGGTCTAACCCCAATGGTCAGCATGCTGAACACATTAGTTCAAGAACAAACAGAGAGAAACATTACTTTCATTCATGCTGCCATCGACAGTACATTTCATGCATTCAGGGAGCATGTCAAGAATTTGGCTGCAGAGCTTGATCATATTAAAAGTTATGTCGTCTATGAGAATCCAACTCTTGAAGACGAAGAAAAAGGTTTGTACCACAAAGAGGGATACATTGATCTCAACTGGCTGAAAGGACTGAATCTCGATCCTAATGCGGACTATTATTTCTGTGGACCACTTCCATTCATGAAGGCTGTGTATCACTGCCTAATGGACCTTGGAATCCACGAACAGCAGATTCATTTTGAATTTTTCGGGCCAGCAGCAGAACTTACAGAAACCGTAAAAGTAAAAGCATAA
- the ligD gene encoding non-homologous end-joining DNA ligase, with protein MPIPIRPMLASLASDLPTGSEWIYEIKYDGYRCIAQWTETGVDLYSRNGHSLNLSFPEVVNDLILMTEEIKSLLPLIFDGELCILETPYKASFEALQKRGRLKDVNKIKRAAADDTATYLVFDVLSVRGERVTETPLLQRKEKLQEIFKKMSAREEMKTKAIEFFRNGDELWSLNKKEKSEGIIAKRCKSNYVPGARSEQWIKIKNPQIGIFFITAYEKKNGYFHVGARKDGETVFVGLFSHGLSSEERRVLIEVIKNNKSAEDSNFIKVLPSICVELQYLEIYKDQLRHPRFVAFRLDVSWEDCTWEKAISSRS; from the coding sequence ATGCCTATACCGATCAGACCAATGCTTGCTTCCTTAGCCAGTGATCTCCCAACGGGATCCGAATGGATTTATGAGATAAAATATGACGGCTACCGCTGCATTGCCCAATGGACCGAAACAGGAGTCGATCTTTACAGCAGAAACGGCCATTCATTAAACCTTTCGTTTCCAGAAGTCGTGAATGATTTAATTCTAATGACTGAGGAGATCAAATCCCTCCTCCCACTCATATTTGATGGAGAATTATGCATCTTGGAAACCCCCTATAAGGCATCATTTGAAGCTTTACAAAAAAGGGGAAGGTTAAAGGATGTAAACAAAATCAAACGGGCCGCTGCAGATGATACTGCCACTTACCTTGTCTTTGATGTGCTGAGTGTACGGGGAGAGCGAGTAACCGAAACCCCTTTGCTTCAGCGAAAAGAAAAGCTCCAAGAGATATTCAAAAAAATGTCTGCACGCGAAGAAATGAAAACAAAAGCCATCGAATTTTTCCGTAATGGGGATGAGCTCTGGTCTCTCAACAAAAAAGAAAAGAGTGAAGGGATTATAGCGAAACGGTGCAAAAGCAATTACGTTCCAGGAGCACGGTCAGAACAATGGATAAAAATAAAAAACCCACAGATCGGCATCTTTTTTATCACAGCCTATGAAAAGAAGAACGGCTACTTTCATGTCGGTGCACGTAAAGACGGTGAAACGGTTTTTGTCGGCTTGTTCTCTCATGGCTTATCCTCAGAAGAACGCAGAGTTCTGATCGAAGTCATAAAAAACAACAAGTCTGCGGAGGACAGCAATTTTATCAAGGTTTTACCATCAATATGTGTTGAACTTCAATATTTGGAGATCTATAAAGATCAGCTGAGACACCCACGATTTGTTGCCTTTAGACTCGATGTCAGCTGGGAGGATTGTACATGGGAAAAAGCAATCAGCAGCAGGAGCTGA
- a CDS encoding YitT family protein: MNYTPMQEIKKIIAIILGAALNAAALNLFLIPAKVYASGFTGVAQLVSSLLVHSPVPISTGMLLFVLNIPVAILGWMKVGKSFTIYSFFCVFMMSFFLEIIPVVEISKDILLNAVFGGVIAAVGVGFTLKYGASTGGLDIVAMILSRKHNRPIGTYFLILNGCIILAAGLLFGWEKALYTLVTLYVSTRVIDAIHTRHEKLTAMIVTRKGSELKEAIHSRLVRGITIVPAKGAFSNENKEMLVIVVTRYELYDLEHIIKEVDPSAFTNIVNTTGVFGLFRRDDQ; the protein is encoded by the coding sequence ATGAATTACACACCCATGCAAGAAATCAAGAAAATTATCGCCATTATTTTAGGTGCTGCGTTGAATGCAGCCGCCCTTAATTTATTTTTAATACCTGCCAAAGTGTATGCGAGCGGATTTACCGGTGTGGCACAGCTCGTTTCTAGCTTGCTTGTCCATTCACCAGTTCCTATCTCAACTGGAATGCTTTTGTTTGTTCTAAACATTCCGGTAGCCATTCTAGGATGGATGAAGGTTGGTAAATCGTTCACCATCTACAGCTTTTTTTGTGTTTTTATGATGTCTTTTTTTCTTGAAATCATTCCTGTTGTTGAAATTTCAAAGGATATTTTGCTCAATGCGGTATTTGGAGGAGTGATTGCCGCTGTTGGTGTCGGCTTTACGCTAAAATATGGTGCTTCAACCGGGGGCCTAGATATCGTTGCCATGATTTTGTCACGTAAACACAACCGTCCGATCGGAACATATTTTCTGATTTTAAACGGCTGTATCATCCTTGCGGCCGGGCTGCTTTTCGGGTGGGAGAAAGCCCTTTATACACTCGTTACTTTATATGTTAGTACCCGTGTCATCGATGCAATCCATACCCGCCATGAGAAACTGACGGCTATGATTGTGACGAGAAAGGGAAGCGAATTAAAAGAAGCCATCCACTCAAGGCTGGTTAGGGGAATTACGATCGTCCCTGCAAAAGGAGCATTCTCAAACGAAAACAAAGAGATGCTTGTTATTGTCGTAACCCGATATGAGCTATATGATTTAGAACACATCATTAAAGAAGTCGATCCAAGTGCATTCACCAATATAGTGAACACGACTGGAGTTTTCGGGTTATTTCGAAGAGATGATCAATAG
- a CDS encoding NifU N-terminal domain-containing protein, translated as MAVEFGIQPTPNPNALKFSASQPFLEGRLSARAGETPDSELAQSLIGIDGVESIFGFQDFITVNKFPESDWDELVPQIQKVLETL; from the coding sequence ATGGCAGTAGAATTTGGAATACAACCAACCCCAAACCCAAATGCTCTTAAATTTTCCGCAAGCCAGCCCTTTTTAGAAGGCAGATTATCAGCCAGAGCAGGAGAAACACCTGATTCAGAATTGGCACAATCCCTTATTGGCATTGATGGTGTGGAATCCATCTTCGGTTTTCAAGACTTTATTACCGTAAACAAATTTCCTGAAAGTGATTGGGACGAACTGGTGCCCCAAATTCAGAAAGTTCTGGAAACGTTATAA